A genomic window from Thermococcus nautili includes:
- a CDS encoding DEAD/DEAH box helicase: MVVLRIPDGSALVKVEKAEPSVYFKIYDLLTYKKDYGKWEKPESLYDPYEKTFPVGLLPRVKKFLNSKGYRVRIKDERQVRGVKLNSTWNEDYSLRRYQQRAVRKALKEKMGVLALPVGSGKTVVGLRIIHELDLSALIVVHTKELLYQWAEKVEELLGVKAGIVGDNKWNEENVTVAMIQTLLSRGVDKLKNDYAIVMFDECHRTSAAEKFYQLGISLPQVYRFGLSATPWRRVRGEEIKIEAVVGPIIYEVKAEDLIREGFLAKPRFEVITYESSMPSFSERYKELYEDVVMNNDERNRAIVAKAKELVRKGHRVLIDVKRIEHGKILKEMLEKEGIKAEFLSSKSQNRWEVLEAFKNGEIPVLISTLLKEGVDIPEISAIILAGGGKSDIMTIQTIGRALRPKKGMRAVIVDVADDDPLLYTHFIERQKALKQYYGKYYDKESKLNEAVTKKRRSRQSS, translated from the coding sequence GTGGTTGTCCTCAGGATTCCAGACGGTTCGGCACTGGTTAAGGTCGAGAAGGCGGAGCCGAGCGTCTACTTCAAAATCTACGACCTGCTCACCTACAAGAAGGACTACGGCAAATGGGAGAAGCCCGAGAGCCTCTACGACCCCTACGAGAAGACATTCCCCGTCGGTCTGCTTCCGAGGGTCAAGAAGTTCCTCAACAGCAAGGGCTACCGCGTTAGAATCAAGGACGAACGGCAGGTTCGCGGGGTTAAACTCAACTCAACGTGGAACGAGGACTACTCCCTGAGGCGCTATCAGCAAAGGGCCGTTAGGAAAGCCCTGAAGGAGAAGATGGGCGTTTTAGCTCTGCCGGTCGGGAGCGGAAAGACGGTTGTCGGGTTAAGGATAATCCACGAGCTTGACCTTTCAGCGCTCATCGTCGTCCATACGAAGGAGCTCCTCTACCAGTGGGCCGAGAAGGTTGAAGAGCTCCTCGGCGTTAAAGCAGGAATCGTCGGCGACAACAAGTGGAACGAGGAGAACGTAACGGTGGCCATGATACAGACCCTCCTTTCGAGGGGCGTTGACAAGCTGAAGAACGACTACGCGATAGTCATGTTCGACGAGTGTCACAGGACCTCCGCCGCCGAGAAATTTTACCAGCTTGGAATAAGCCTTCCCCAAGTTTACCGCTTCGGGCTCTCGGCAACACCGTGGAGGCGCGTCCGCGGTGAGGAGATAAAGATTGAGGCCGTCGTCGGCCCGATAATCTACGAGGTGAAGGCCGAGGACCTGATAAGGGAGGGCTTCCTGGCCAAGCCCCGCTTTGAAGTCATAACCTACGAGTCGAGCATGCCGTCCTTCAGCGAGCGCTACAAGGAGCTCTACGAGGACGTCGTCATGAACAACGACGAGAGGAACAGGGCAATAGTGGCAAAGGCCAAGGAGCTCGTCAGAAAGGGCCACCGCGTTCTCATCGACGTAAAGCGCATAGAGCACGGCAAAATCCTGAAGGAGATGCTTGAAAAAGAAGGAATAAAGGCCGAGTTTCTCAGCTCCAAGAGTCAGAACCGCTGGGAGGTCCTTGAGGCCTTCAAGAACGGCGAGATTCCGGTTTTAATCTCGACCCTGCTCAAGGAAGGGGTTGATATACCTGAGATTTCTGCGATAATCCTCGCAGGAGGAGGGAAGAGCGACATCATGACGATACAGACCATAGGAAGGGCCTTGAGGCCGAAGAAGGGCATGAGGGCAGTTATAGTTGACGTCGCGGACGACGACCCGCTTCTCTACACGCACTTCATCGAGAGGCAGAAAGCTCTGAAACAGTACTACGGAAAGTACTACGACAAGGAATCAAAGCTCAACGAGGCAGTCACCAAAAAGCGCCGCTCTCGTCAGAGCTCTTGA
- the truA gene encoding tRNA pseudouridine(38-40) synthase TruA produces MKLALRVAYDGTAFYGFQRQPGVRTVEGELIRVLTKLKIIESPEENDFKGASRTDRGVSAFFNVVSFVPGERSDLARPEVLNHHLRDVWVLGVAEVPADFHPRFWATSKTYRYYLVDEGFDLEKIRECAKLFEGTHDFSAFAKLEPGRDPIREITRISIVPRHGYYVVEITGKSFLWEMVRRIVNALRFCGLGLLEQEDVRAMLAGTYRKKVPPAPPENLVLWHIEYPGVDFKTDEKGLAKAKRDLFERYSRALTRAALFGDCLVEL; encoded by the coding sequence ATGAAGCTGGCTCTCCGCGTGGCCTACGACGGAACGGCATTCTACGGCTTTCAAAGACAGCCCGGAGTGAGGACGGTAGAGGGGGAACTCATCCGCGTTTTGACCAAACTAAAAATCATCGAAAGCCCGGAAGAGAACGACTTTAAAGGTGCCTCGCGGACGGACCGCGGAGTTTCCGCGTTCTTCAACGTGGTTTCGTTCGTTCCCGGCGAGAGGAGTGACCTGGCGAGGCCAGAGGTGCTGAATCACCATCTCCGAGATGTCTGGGTTCTCGGCGTTGCCGAGGTTCCCGCTGACTTCCACCCGAGGTTCTGGGCGACCTCGAAGACCTACCGCTACTACCTCGTCGATGAGGGCTTCGACCTTGAGAAAATTCGTGAATGCGCCAAGCTCTTCGAGGGAACCCACGACTTCTCGGCTTTTGCGAAGCTTGAGCCGGGCAGGGACCCGATTAGGGAGATAACGCGCATCAGCATCGTTCCAAGACACGGCTACTACGTGGTTGAAATCACGGGCAAAAGCTTCCTCTGGGAGATGGTGCGGAGAATCGTCAACGCGCTCCGCTTCTGCGGACTCGGTCTCCTCGAGCAGGAGGACGTTAGGGCCATGCTCGCGGGGACTTACAGGAAGAAGGTTCCGCCCGCTCCTCCAGAGAACCTCGTTCTGTGGCATATAGAATATCCGGGCGTCGACTTCAAAACCGACGAGAAGGGCCTTGCCAAAGCTAAGCGCGACCTCTTCGAGCGCTACTCAAGAGCTCTGACGAGAGCGGCGCTTTTTGGTGACTGCCTCGTTGAGCTTTGA
- a CDS encoding nucleotidyltransferase domain-containing protein, whose product MNVEDKVVELAKEHFGKNLECVLLFGSRARRTARDDSDYDFLIITKKKVESPEFWKGVFLFETKTGFSIDVIVVDEGSLRPTNPLLWGVLTGYRVLYGEKEWKRLLSKLRRKIRELKPKLVEGASSWEIAQLI is encoded by the coding sequence ATGAACGTTGAGGATAAAGTAGTCGAGCTCGCCAAGGAGCACTTCGGAAAAAATTTGGAGTGCGTGCTTCTGTTCGGTTCCAGAGCTAGGAGAACGGCCAGAGATGACTCCGATTACGACTTTCTAATCATCACCAAGAAAAAAGTCGAAAGTCCCGAATTCTGGAAGGGGGTTTTCCTGTTCGAAACCAAGACCGGCTTCTCGATAGACGTCATCGTGGTTGATGAAGGTTCGCTCAGACCCACTAACCCGCTCCTATGGGGGGTTCTCACAGGCTATCGTGTCCTCTACGGAGAGAAAGAATGGAAACGGCTCCTGTCCAAGCTCAGGAGGAAGATAAGGGAACTCAAACCAAAGCTCGTGGAGGGGGCGAGTTCATGGGAGATAGCCCAGCTGATTTGA
- a CDS encoding ABC transporter ATP-binding protein — translation MITVENLVKAYKDVRALDGLTLRVPRGVVYGFLGPNGAGKSTTILSLLGLVFPQEGRIELLGEEVFRDGKFNEGKLVKTKAKIGYMPEHATLWDFLTPMQTLDVLGKAFGIPKVEREKRAEEILKMVNLWEVRNKKVGKFSKGMRQRLLLAQALINDPELLILDEPMTGLDPTGIAEFKEIIREQRKAGKTVFFSSHILAHVEEVCDTVGVIVKGKLVLEDSIENIKREFLKKAGYTIIIETNRPVDWSSAEWNVAPLGENKYRVVSPEDIREELHDYVASQGAKILTMQVKEPSLEEIFLTLVK, via the coding sequence ATGATTACGGTTGAGAACCTAGTCAAGGCCTATAAGGATGTTAGGGCCCTAGATGGGCTCACTCTGAGGGTTCCAAGGGGAGTCGTTTACGGATTCCTCGGGCCGAATGGAGCAGGAAAGAGCACGACAATCCTCAGCTTACTCGGCCTCGTCTTTCCTCAGGAGGGCAGAATAGAACTCCTCGGCGAGGAAGTCTTCAGAGACGGAAAATTCAACGAGGGCAAGCTCGTAAAGACCAAAGCCAAAATCGGCTACATGCCCGAGCACGCCACTCTTTGGGATTTCTTAACCCCCATGCAGACCCTTGATGTACTCGGCAAGGCCTTCGGAATTCCCAAGGTGGAGAGGGAAAAGAGGGCAGAGGAGATTCTCAAAATGGTTAACCTCTGGGAGGTCAGGAATAAAAAAGTCGGCAAATTCTCGAAGGGAATGCGTCAAAGGCTTCTCCTCGCTCAGGCCCTGATAAACGACCCCGAACTGCTCATCCTCGACGAGCCAATGACCGGCCTCGACCCGACTGGCATCGCCGAGTTCAAGGAAATTATCAGAGAGCAGAGGAAGGCTGGAAAGACTGTCTTCTTTTCGAGCCACATTCTCGCGCATGTTGAAGAAGTCTGCGATACCGTTGGCGTCATCGTCAAGGGCAAGCTTGTGCTGGAGGACAGCATTGAGAACATCAAGCGCGAGTTCCTCAAGAAGGCAGGCTACACAATCATCATCGAGACGAACAGGCCCGTAGACTGGAGTTCTGCTGAATGGAACGTCGCTCCTCTCGGGGAGAACAAGTATCGTGTCGTCTCGCCCGAGGACATTCGCGAGGAGCTTCACGATTACGTGGCTTCCCAGGGAGCAAAGATTCTGACAATGCAGGTGAAAGAACCAAGCCTTGAAGAAATCTTCCTAACCCTCGTGAAGTGA
- a CDS encoding UbiD family decarboxylase has translation MLREILQTFDDLIVIKEPVSKELEITRYLLKYRDRPVLFEDVDGWKVAGNIWSTRERIARFLNTSRERLMHVVADAMENPSPYKTVKSAPFLKNSTEDFSLLELPVPKYYPKDGGPYFTSAMVIAKDDNGFVNVSFHRMMVRDEKTVAIRLVPRHLYAMWKDKAEHGEELDVRIVVGNPIHLLLAGATSTAYGISELEIASKLSELAFGKPVEVVELGGIPVPVESEFVFEAKITPELVDEGPFVDITGTYDYVRKQPLVVFEKMYHVDDPIFHALLPGGYEHFMLMGLPKEPQIYASVKRVVPKVHGVRLTEGGAMWLHAVVSITKQHDGDGKNAILAAFAGHPSLKHVVVVDEDIDIYDDRDVEWAIATRFQADRDLVIVPNARGSSLDPSAEKSLTAKWGIDATKPLDRKEEFERAKL, from the coding sequence ATGCTGAGGGAAATTCTTCAAACCTTCGACGACCTGATTGTCATAAAGGAACCCGTGAGCAAGGAACTTGAGATAACGCGCTATCTGCTGAAGTACCGCGACAGGCCGGTTCTCTTCGAGGACGTTGACGGCTGGAAGGTCGCCGGAAACATCTGGAGCACCCGTGAGAGGATAGCCCGCTTCCTGAACACGAGCAGGGAACGCCTGATGCACGTCGTGGCGGACGCGATGGAGAATCCCTCCCCCTACAAAACCGTTAAAAGCGCCCCGTTCCTGAAGAACTCGACGGAGGACTTTTCCCTTCTTGAACTGCCTGTTCCGAAGTACTATCCCAAGGACGGCGGGCCATACTTCACCTCGGCGATGGTCATCGCAAAGGACGATAACGGCTTTGTCAACGTGTCCTTCCACAGGATGATGGTCAGGGACGAGAAGACCGTTGCGATAAGGCTCGTCCCTAGGCACCTCTACGCGATGTGGAAGGACAAGGCCGAGCACGGAGAAGAGCTTGACGTTAGAATCGTCGTCGGCAATCCCATTCACCTGCTCCTCGCAGGCGCTACCAGCACAGCCTACGGAATCAGCGAGCTTGAGATAGCATCGAAGCTGAGCGAGCTCGCCTTCGGGAAGCCGGTTGAGGTCGTTGAGCTGGGCGGAATTCCTGTGCCGGTCGAGAGCGAGTTCGTCTTCGAGGCGAAGATAACTCCGGAGCTGGTCGACGAAGGCCCGTTCGTGGATATAACAGGAACCTACGACTACGTGAGGAAGCAACCGCTGGTAGTCTTTGAGAAGATGTACCACGTTGACGACCCGATTTTCCACGCCCTCCTGCCAGGTGGCTACGAGCACTTCATGCTCATGGGCCTTCCAAAGGAGCCTCAAATATACGCGAGCGTCAAGCGCGTGGTTCCAAAGGTTCACGGGGTAAGGCTGACGGAAGGAGGTGCCATGTGGCTACACGCCGTTGTTTCGATAACCAAACAGCACGACGGCGACGGCAAGAACGCGATTTTGGCGGCCTTCGCCGGCCATCCGAGCCTCAAGCACGTCGTCGTCGTTGACGAGGACATAGACATCTACGATGACAGGGACGTTGAATGGGCGATAGCGACGCGCTTCCAGGCAGATAGGGACCTCGTGATAGTCCCCAACGCCCGCGGTAGCTCCCTTGACCCCTCGGCGGAGAAGAGCTTAACCGCCAAGTGGGGCATAGACGCGACGAAACCTCTCGATAGAAAAGAAGAGTTCGAGAGGGCTAAGCTTTAG
- a CDS encoding HEPN domain-containing protein, producing the protein MGDSPADLTYKLAEEHLNAALDEIQSGRLNFAVFHIQQAIEKSLKALLLSRGIDVRTHKLGQLVALAKIPLSDDEITSLAEIEREYTRSRYYTPGFNPFTDYRREDVERWYEVAKRIYTKVGGLL; encoded by the coding sequence ATGGGAGATAGCCCAGCTGATTTGACGTATAAACTGGCTGAAGAGCATCTAAACGCCGCCCTCGACGAGATTCAAAGTGGAAGGTTGAACTTTGCCGTGTTCCATATTCAACAGGCAATAGAAAAGAGCCTCAAAGCGCTTCTACTCTCAAGAGGGATAGATGTGAGGACCCACAAACTGGGTCAGCTTGTCGCCTTGGCGAAAATCCCGCTTTCGGACGACGAAATCACGAGTCTAGCGGAAATTGAAAGGGAATACACCCGAAGCCGATACTACACTCCCGGTTTTAATCCTTTCACGGACTACCGACGGGAAGACGTTGAGAGATGGTATGAGGTGGCCAAGCGGATATACACCAAGGTTGGGGGTCTGTTATGA
- a CDS encoding ABC transporter permease subunit, translating into MFWGFQLEFMKGMRTKKLWAIMAIIIALYIPAFYYMKQEGITNELEAIAAIITFSSKTALFFLGILAIVFGAGAINKEIEDGTIRIALSKSVTRLGYILGKYVGQLVVFGVALLLTSFVTLAGLQWVGVSISKITSDVFLLNLLLLLTMLEFIAIGYIISTFVRSSGTSLGVALGVFFLLYIFLPAFVMYKAGEHAPENSSMQELLDYKADYYTKYLFYSPSSQFSVILDAVNDYKEVTKTVEINGETHTYTDYKVEYAGIDQAMKKRAVNVALLVVMTLVYLGIATWRFLRMDMR; encoded by the coding sequence GTGTTTTGGGGATTCCAACTTGAGTTCATGAAGGGAATGCGAACAAAGAAACTGTGGGCTATAATGGCGATAATAATCGCCCTGTACATCCCAGCGTTCTACTACATGAAACAGGAGGGGATAACAAACGAACTCGAAGCAATAGCGGCGATAATAACCTTCTCAAGCAAAACGGCACTCTTCTTCCTGGGAATCCTGGCAATAGTCTTTGGAGCCGGGGCGATAAACAAGGAGATTGAGGATGGAACAATCAGGATAGCCCTCAGCAAGAGCGTGACGAGGCTCGGGTACATCCTTGGGAAGTACGTTGGGCAGCTCGTTGTCTTCGGCGTTGCACTGCTCCTCACGAGCTTCGTCACCCTCGCTGGTCTTCAGTGGGTTGGTGTTTCCATTTCAAAGATAACCTCAGACGTCTTCCTGCTCAACCTGTTGCTCCTCCTAACGATGCTGGAGTTCATTGCCATAGGCTACATAATATCGACCTTCGTCCGCTCGTCTGGAACGTCCCTCGGCGTTGCACTGGGTGTGTTCTTTTTACTGTACATATTCCTCCCCGCCTTCGTCATGTACAAGGCAGGGGAGCATGCCCCCGAGAATTCGAGTATGCAGGAGCTTCTAGATTACAAAGCCGACTACTACACAAAATACCTCTTCTACTCACCCAGCTCCCAGTTCTCCGTTATCCTGGACGCAGTTAACGACTACAAGGAGGTAACGAAAACAGTCGAAATCAATGGGGAAACCCACACTTACACCGATTACAAAGTCGAATACGCCGGAATCGACCAAGCGATGAAGAAGCGGGCGGTAAACGTTGCGTTGCTCGTCGTTATGACCCTGGTCTACCTCGGCATCGCGACCTGGCGCTTCCTCCGTATGGACATGAGGTGA
- a CDS encoding N-glycosylase/DNA lyase, with protein sequence MTLDRFVRVKYREDNEKVNRLVEILRELGIDCARTIEEKVDLQFDALKNLQKNLKDDELFIKLVIANALVSYQLSGKGEDWWWEFSRHFSENPPRDIAEAYAQFLPNSKTNRRLVAGKLKRIERVEPFLESLSMDELRDYYFNGMERLRDDLAKVMNAKRSAKTIVFAVKMFGYAGRIAFSAFVPYPMAIEIPDDVRINAYTKHFTTEPPVSFWNRIAEKTEIPPLHIDSILWPVLGGKGEVLNRLKRHCPRAELVLELRGL encoded by the coding sequence ATGACGCTCGACCGCTTCGTGAGGGTAAAATACAGAGAGGACAACGAGAAAGTTAACCGGCTCGTGGAAATACTGCGGGAGCTCGGCATCGACTGCGCGAGAACCATTGAGGAGAAGGTTGATTTGCAGTTCGATGCCCTCAAAAACCTCCAGAAAAACCTGAAGGACGATGAACTCTTCATCAAACTTGTTATAGCCAACGCGCTCGTCAGCTACCAGCTGAGCGGGAAGGGCGAGGACTGGTGGTGGGAGTTCTCGAGGCACTTTTCAGAGAACCCACCCAGAGATATAGCGGAGGCCTACGCCCAGTTTCTCCCCAACTCGAAGACCAACAGGCGTCTCGTTGCCGGAAAGCTCAAGAGAATCGAGAGGGTTGAGCCCTTCTTAGAGTCTCTCTCGATGGACGAGCTGAGGGATTACTACTTCAACGGCATGGAAAGGCTTAGAGACGACCTCGCGAAGGTTATGAACGCCAAAAGGAGTGCGAAAACGATAGTCTTCGCCGTGAAGATGTTCGGCTACGCGGGGAGGATTGCCTTTAGCGCTTTCGTTCCCTACCCGATGGCCATCGAGATTCCGGACGACGTGAGGATAAACGCCTACACCAAACACTTCACCACCGAGCCGCCGGTTAGCTTCTGGAACAGGATTGCGGAGAAAACCGAAATTCCACCGCTCCACATAGACTCAATCCTTTGGCCCGTCCTCGGGGGTAAGGGTGAGGTTCTAAACAGGCTGAAGAGGCACTGCCCAAGGGCGGAACTCGTTCTTGAACTTAGGGGACTCTAA